A part of Aegilops tauschii subsp. strangulata cultivar AL8/78 chromosome 2, Aet v6.0, whole genome shotgun sequence genomic DNA contains:
- the LOC109745024 gene encoding cysteine-rich receptor-like protein kinase 44 yields the protein MAVDPIDLATIVTATRNFSKRNVIGEGAFGIVYEGNLPSDHPFVESLPGRKVAVKRVKLSSLPGRLLSDFTREVELVSELRHDNLVRLLAYCSDGNERILVYEYIKNRSLNLYIFGTPSARASLNWGVGYLHDRSGENVVHRDLKPSNVLLDHQWMPKIADFGTAKLFRDDQTGTQTVVVTPSNLSNLPGYAAPEYAKDGDMTLKCDVFSFGVVLLEIISGRKNSVVPSLILQPPGLPGACLRRFYLGDEIVQVWKLWDEHRVMDLLDAAVAPARHRSAPELLSELRRCIQIGLLCVQQSPGLDADGQKYADGHRRPIPDYADSWPQAVGVQRPSGYPSIRRQPPSAKNGRRHSQVYACSCRRHILAVGIAAGAATTRVTGG from the exons ATGGCTGTCGACCCCATTGATCTGGCCACCATTGTGACGGCAACAAGAAATTTCTCCAAGAGGAATGTGATCGGTGAAGGCGCCTTCGGCATCGTCTATGAG GGAAATCTACCGAGTGATCACCCTTTCGTGGAAAGCTTGCCCGGGAGAAAGGTCGCCGTCAAGAGGGTCAAGCTGTCTTCTCTACCCGGCAGACTCCTGAGTGATTTCACAAGAGAAGTGGAGCTGGTGTCGGAGCTCCGACACGACAACCTTGTCCGTCTCCTCGCTTACTGCAGCGACGGCAATGAGCGGATACTCGTTTACGAGTATATAAAGAACAGGAGCCTGAACCTGTACATCTTTG GCACGCCCAGCGCTCGTGCTTCACTGAATTGG GGTGTCGGGTACCTTCACGACAGATCAGGCGAGAATGTAGTTCACAGGGACCTCAAGCCGTCCAACGTGCTGCTGGACCACCAATGGATGCCTAAGATAGCAGATTTTGGCACCGCGAAGCTGTTCCGTGACGATCAGACCGGAACACAAACAGTAGTGGTTACGCC gtcaaatttgtcaaatttgccggGATACGCCGCGCCGGAGTACGCCAAGGACGGGGACATGACACTCAAGTGTGACGTGTTCAGCTTCGGCGTCGTACTGCTTGAGATAATCAGTGGCCGCAAAAACAGTGTTGTACCGAGCCTCATTTTGCAG CCGCCCGGGCTGCCTGGGGCCTGTCTCCGCCGCTTCTATCTAGGAGATGAAATCGTTCAG GTCTGGAAACTGTGGGATGAGCACAGGGTCATGGATCTTCTGGACGCGGCGGTGGCGCCAGCGCGGCATCGCTCGGCTCCCGAGCTCTTGTCTGAGCTGCGCAGGTGCATCCAGATTGGCCTTCTCTGCGTGCAGCAATCTCCAG GGCTCGATGCCGACGGCCAAAAGTATGCCGACGGCCACCGTCGGCCTATTCCAGACTATGCTGACAGCTGGCCCCAGGCCGTCGGCGTACAACGGCCGTCGGGCTATCCCAGTATACGCCGACAGCCCCCGTCGGCAAAGaacggccgtcggcatagccagGTCTACGCCTGCAGCTGCCGTCGGCATATattggccgtcggcatagctgcGGGCGCGGCGACCACGCGTGTGACGGGCGGCTAA